A stretch of the Chitinophaga sp. Cy-1792 genome encodes the following:
- a CDS encoding carbonic anhydrase has translation MTDYKQVFENNRKWVASKTATEADFFEKMADSQAPKYLYIGCSDSRVPTNEIMGLEAGEVFVHRNIANLVCNTDLNVMAVINYAVVHLEVKHIVVCGHYNCGGVKAAMQPLDLGILNPWLRNIRDVYRLHMDELNAIPVEHDRYNRLVELNVQEQCINIIKTAAVQKMYTQKGYPTVHGWVYDLKNGLLKDLEIDFEGVLHEIQRIYDLTGQGLMQKEQ, from the coding sequence ATGACTGACTATAAACAGGTTTTTGAGAACAACAGAAAGTGGGTTGCATCCAAAACAGCCACTGAAGCCGATTTCTTTGAGAAAATGGCGGATTCCCAGGCACCTAAATATCTGTACATCGGTTGTAGCGACAGCCGTGTTCCTACCAACGAGATCATGGGTCTCGAAGCCGGAGAAGTGTTTGTACACCGTAACATCGCCAACCTGGTATGTAATACCGACCTCAATGTAATGGCCGTTATCAACTATGCGGTAGTACACCTGGAGGTAAAACATATCGTGGTATGCGGTCACTACAACTGCGGTGGTGTTAAAGCCGCCATGCAACCACTGGACCTCGGCATCCTCAATCCATGGCTACGTAACATCAGGGATGTTTACCGCCTTCATATGGACGAACTGAACGCCATCCCGGTAGAACATGACCGCTACAACAGACTGGTAGAACTCAATGTACAGGAGCAGTGCATCAACATCATAAAAACCGCTGCCGTACAGAAAATGTATACCCAGAAAGGATATCCTACCGTACATGGCTGGGTATACGATCTGAAAAACGGTCTGCTAAAGGATCTGGAAATAGATTTCGAAGGTGTACTCCATGAAATCCAGCGTATATACGACCTCACCGGCCAGGGCTTAATGCAGAAAGAGCAGTAA